A section of the Acropora muricata isolate sample 2 chromosome 4, ASM3666990v1, whole genome shotgun sequence genome encodes:
- the LOC136914536 gene encoding ephrin-B2-like, with amino-acid sequence MVRVQAFLFVGLNVFFQLTECFVYPTIHWAPDNPLFERNDSLIYVFPSSKLSIVCPNPSTVLKTARDSISKNELYQNFWIVSRESYERCDTSQGSRLLLKCNEPLRLKYFTLVFQEYSAINHPVYIPGEEYYFIATSDGTHRSVRWRSGGNCQHANMRLKIHVCIDFEDRNCIARATATTGKRTTKTMPTTKASTETRRTRKASQSIILSTTASSVTPQKTTATTHASRFSTSLLRSSVVATTTKQDTQGPVARASSDDQHQKNLIEAVTGLNWMVVIPLMACLLLSLLGNIILICRLKIRDHGYQLPHKDQEMIQTVKRSVALTEEKQVEKALLFKVTGEATKV; translated from the exons ATGGTTAGAGTGCAAGCGTTCCTCTTCGTGGGCTTGAACGTTTTTTTCCAGCTTACAGAGTGTTTTGTATATCCAACTATTCACTGGGCGCCTGACAATCCACT CTTTGAGAGAAATGACAGTTTAATCTACGTTTTCCCATCCTCAAAGCTTTCAATTGTTTGCCCAAACCCAAGCACAGTGTTGAAAACAGCGAGAGACAGCATCTCAAAGAACGAGCTTTATCAAAACTTCTGGATTGTATCACGTGAGAGCTACGAGCGCTGTGACACCTCTCAAGGAAGCAGACTACTTCTAAAGTGTAACGAACCGCTCAGGCTGAAGTATTTTACGCTGGTGTTTCAAGAATATAGCGCTATTAACCATCCCGTTTATATACCCGGAGAGGAATATTATTTCATTG CAACCTCAGATGGTACTCACAGATCAGTTCGCTGGAGATCGGGCGGAAATTGTCAGCATGCAAATATGAGACTCAAGATACATGTGTGCATAGATTTTGAAG ATCGTAACTGCATCGCACGAGCCACAGCGACTACAggaaaaagaacaacaaaaacaatgccGACAACGAAGGCGTCAACAGAAACGCGAAGGACGCGCAAAGCAAGTCAATCCATCATCTTATCAACCACAGCAAGCTCTGTGACGCCACAAAAAACGACAGCAACTACGCATGCGTCAAGGTTCTCAACAAGTCTGCTGCGGTCAAGTGTGGTCGCAACGACAACAAAACAAGATACCCAAGGACCAGTGGCACGTGCAAGCTCAGATGATCAGCATCAAAAGAACCTCATAGAAGCAG tTACAGGTCTCAACTGGATGGTAGTAATCCCTTTGATGGCCTGCCTTCTTCTCTCACTATTGGGTAATATCATCCTAATTTGTCGCCTAAAAATTCGAGACCATGGATATCAGCTCCCACATAAAGACCAGGAAATGATTCAAACTGTTAAACGCTCAGTGGCGCTCACAGAAGAGAAGCAAGTGGAAAAGGCGCTTTTGTTTAAGGTAACGGGAGAAGCTACAAAGGTGTGA
- the LOC136914537 gene encoding ephrin-B1-like, whose protein sequence is MAIPHQLKYAFYGAMILIYGTNGYLYPSIHWTSTNPLFKRNRIQCVYPESILYFLCPNTVTVVANTQDSFLSPEYENLWLVGEESYERCNVTQGVDRKLQVCNKPFELKSYRVIFREYGAGNLPVFQPGEDYYFIATSDGTASSVDQTGGGHCKTHNMKLKFHICVNSTDPLCLNEDLCNGIVPSQKSTTAATTTTTTTPTTPTPTKTANVSAQRRKPATSHSLETASSTISTIYTTPTTIMPDDNGNERNLETNETMYHTVIGFFVSCCFLLSCVCVILLYKLKHTQKTARKKTILKQHAERNSCDGSCKPGKQYLRVVIEE, encoded by the exons ATGGCCATCCCTCACCAACTAAAATATGCTTTTTATGGTGCTATGATCCTGATTTATGGaacaaatggttatctttaTCCTTCGATACACTGGACAAGTACAAACCCTTT atttaaaaGAAACAGAATACAATGCGTGTATCCCGAGTCCATACTCTACTTCTTGTGTCCAAACACTGTTACtgtggtagcaaatactcaagaTAGTTTTCTGAGCCCCGAATACGAGAACCTTTGGTTAGTCGGCGAAGAGAGTTACGAGCGCTGTAACGTGACACAAGGCGTGGACAGAAAACTACAAGTTTGCAACAAGCCTTTTGAGCTTAAGTCATACCGAGTCATATTTCGGGAATATGGGGCCGGAAATCTTCCTGTTTTTCAACCAGGAGaagattactattttattg CAACGTCGGATGGCACAGCGTCTTCAGTTGACCAAACTGGTGGAGGACATTGCAAGACACACAACATGAAGCTTAAATTCCATATTTGTGTGAACAGCACTG ACCCACTTTGCCTCAACGAAGACCTCTGCAATGGTATAGTACCAAGCcaaaaatcaacaacagcagcaacaacaacaacaacaacaacaccaacaacacCAACACCAACAAAAACAGCGAATGTCAGTGCACAGAGAAGGAAGCCGGCAACTAGTCATTCACTGGAAACAGCTTCGTCTACAATCTCAACGATATACACGACCCCAACGACTATTATGCCAG atGATAATGGAAACGAAAGAAATCTGGAAACGAATGAAACGATGTATCACACAGTTATTGGATTCTTCGTGTCCTGTTGTTTTCTCTTGAGTTGTGTTTGTGTTATACTGCTATACAAGTTAAAACACACGCAAAAAACAGCACGCAAAAAAACCATCCTCAAACAGCATGCTGAACGTAATTCCTGTGACGGAAGCTGCAAACCTGGAAAGCAATATTTACGAGTAGTAATCGAAGAGTAG